The following are from one region of the Thiohalorhabdus sp. Cl-TMA genome:
- a CDS encoding lysophospholipid acyltransferase family protein — translation MLTAVRSILFYLGMGTLTPLFALPLLASRPLPFAVRESIARGWCLAVLAWLRFTCGLRHRVEGLENLPDHPAVILSKHQSAWETIAFRTLFPAHLSWVLKKDLFRIPFFGWSLLALEEIGIDRASGREALRQVEEKGTAHLRSGRWVVVFPEGTRVAVGETGKYAQGGARLAVAAGAPVVPVALNSGSFWGRESWRKRPGTITVRIGPAFDPEGYSAAGLNRAVRDWIEAQMPELEERPEPAREPVSPA, via the coding sequence GTGCTGACGGCCGTGCGCTCCATTCTCTTCTACCTGGGCATGGGGACGCTGACGCCGCTGTTCGCCCTGCCGCTGCTGGCATCCCGGCCGCTGCCCTTCGCCGTGCGCGAGTCCATCGCCCGGGGGTGGTGCCTGGCGGTGCTCGCATGGCTGCGATTCACCTGCGGGCTCCGGCATCGTGTGGAGGGGCTGGAGAATTTGCCGGATCACCCGGCGGTCATCCTCTCCAAGCACCAGTCCGCCTGGGAGACCATCGCCTTCCGAACCCTGTTTCCGGCCCACCTTTCCTGGGTGCTGAAGAAGGACTTGTTCCGCATCCCCTTCTTCGGTTGGTCCCTGTTGGCGCTGGAAGAGATTGGCATCGACCGCGCCTCGGGCCGGGAGGCCCTGCGGCAGGTGGAGGAAAAGGGTACGGCCCACCTCCGGTCGGGACGATGGGTGGTGGTATTCCCCGAAGGAACCCGGGTGGCGGTCGGGGAGACCGGCAAGTACGCCCAGGGAGGCGCACGCCTGGCGGTGGCGGCGGGCGCCCCCGTGGTGCCCGTGGCACTGAACTCCGGTAGCTTCTGGGGACGGGAGAGCTGGCGCAAGCGGCCCGGGACCATCACGGTGCGCATCGGTCCCGCCTTCGATCCGGAGGGCTACTCCGCCGCGGGGCTGAATCGGGCCGTGCGCGACTGGATCGAGGCCCAGATGCCGGAGCTGGAGGAGCGGCCGGAGCCGGCGCGGGAGCCCGTGTCGCCCGCCTGA
- a CDS encoding GNAT family N-acetyltransferase: MLHIEFGDSVATFPTAEWDALAGSDPFLAHAFLRALETTGCVGPGTGWHPVPLGVRDDGGALMGAAPLYLKDHSFGEYVFDWGWAGAAERAGLDYYPKLVAAVPFSPVTGARMLVADHADAGAVRERLMAGAMELAERYRCGAVQWLFPRRSDLGPLEEAGYLGRRDVQFHWYNRGYADFEDFLGEFSSSKRKQARKERRRAEETGLEIAVRQGGEVSPEEWAAFHEGYMVTTEMRGAPAYLNRAFFEELGRLLGDRVVLVGAYREGALVAGALNLRSDTALYGRYWSALEEHDFLHFEVCFYRGIDYAIEHGLERFEGGAQGEHKVKRGFVPTITASAHWVDHPGLRNAVSEFLERETPQVRAYAKQAAGHLPFKEGRNPGVMEGP, from the coding sequence ATGCTCCACATCGAATTCGGTGATAGCGTTGCCACCTTCCCGACCGCCGAATGGGATGCGCTGGCCGGCTCCGATCCCTTCCTTGCCCATGCCTTCCTCCGCGCCCTGGAGACTACCGGCTGCGTCGGTCCGGGCACCGGCTGGCATCCCGTGCCGCTCGGCGTGCGGGACGACGGCGGTGCGCTGATGGGGGCCGCGCCCCTGTACCTGAAGGATCACTCCTTCGGCGAGTACGTGTTCGATTGGGGCTGGGCCGGAGCGGCGGAACGGGCGGGCCTGGACTATTACCCCAAGCTGGTGGCGGCGGTGCCTTTCTCCCCGGTAACCGGCGCGCGGATGCTGGTGGCCGACCACGCCGATGCCGGAGCCGTGCGGGAGCGGCTCATGGCCGGCGCCATGGAGCTCGCCGAGCGCTACCGGTGCGGGGCGGTTCAGTGGCTCTTCCCCCGCCGGTCGGATCTGGGGCCGCTGGAGGAGGCGGGCTACCTGGGACGCCGCGATGTGCAGTTCCACTGGTACAACCGCGGCTACGCCGATTTCGAGGATTTTCTCGGGGAATTCTCCTCCTCCAAGCGCAAGCAGGCGCGCAAGGAGCGCCGGCGGGCGGAGGAAACTGGCCTGGAGATCGCCGTCCGCCAGGGCGGCGAGGTGTCTCCCGAGGAGTGGGCGGCCTTCCACGAAGGCTACATGGTCACCACCGAGATGCGCGGCGCGCCCGCCTACCTGAACCGGGCGTTCTTCGAGGAGCTGGGCCGTTTGCTCGGCGACCGGGTCGTACTGGTGGGCGCCTACCGGGAGGGCGCGCTCGTGGCGGGCGCCCTGAACCTGCGCTCGGACACGGCGCTGTACGGCCGCTACTGGAGCGCGCTGGAGGAGCACGATTTCCTCCACTTCGAGGTGTGCTTCTACCGGGGCATCGATTACGCCATAGAGCACGGCCTGGAACGGTTCGAGGGCGGCGCCCAGGGCGAGCACAAGGTCAAGCGCGGTTTCGTGCCCACCATCACCGCCAGCGCCCACTGGGTGGACCATCCCGGCCTGCGGAACGCGGTCTCGGAATTCCTGGAGCGGGAGACGCCGCAGGTCCGCGCCTATGCCAAGCAGGCGGCGGGGCACCTGCCCTTCAAGGAGGGGCGCAATCCGGGGGTGATGGAAGGACCCTAG
- a CDS encoding TraB/GumN family protein translates to MDQATQSSPQEAAAIPTEGPTRTIQLGEARITLLGTAHVSKASAQEVTDQVQSGHYDAVAVELCPSRYRTLTQPDAWGEMDLFRVIREGRAGMLASHLALTAYQQRLADQLGVSPGAEMRSAIKAAEGADLPLWCVDREVGITLKRLLWGVPWIQRMTLIGGLMTSFLSRDKVTEEEIERLKEGDWLESTFGEFAEHSPVLYDHLVRERDRYMVARLRQEIGEAGPRHVLVVIGAGHLNGMAQRLEGPAEHDPAAEIAELDRLPPRKRWLRAIPWAVVAAVVAGFIIGFQRSPELGLRLVSEWVVINGGLSALGAALGGAHILTILGAFLAAPITSLNPTVGAGMVVAAIETGLRRPRVADFTSLRTEVTRLRGWWHNRVARILLVFVLSTLGSAAGTYLAGFRILGQLVG, encoded by the coding sequence ATGGATCAGGCTACCCAATCGTCCCCCCAGGAGGCCGCGGCCATTCCCACTGAAGGACCAACCCGGACCATCCAGCTGGGTGAAGCCCGCATTACGCTGCTGGGCACCGCCCACGTATCCAAGGCCAGCGCCCAGGAAGTCACCGATCAGGTCCAGAGCGGGCACTACGACGCGGTGGCCGTGGAGCTGTGCCCGTCCCGGTACCGAACCCTGACCCAGCCCGATGCCTGGGGCGAGATGGACCTATTCCGCGTCATCCGCGAGGGCCGGGCCGGCATGCTGGCCTCCCATCTGGCGCTCACGGCCTATCAGCAGCGCCTTGCGGACCAGCTCGGCGTCAGTCCGGGCGCGGAGATGCGCTCCGCCATCAAGGCCGCCGAGGGGGCGGATCTGCCCCTCTGGTGCGTGGACCGGGAGGTCGGCATCACCCTCAAGCGCCTGCTCTGGGGCGTCCCCTGGATCCAGCGCATGACCCTGATCGGCGGTTTAATGACCAGCTTCCTGAGCCGGGACAAGGTCACCGAGGAGGAGATCGAGCGGCTCAAGGAAGGGGATTGGCTGGAAAGCACCTTCGGCGAGTTCGCCGAGCATTCCCCGGTTCTCTACGACCATCTGGTACGGGAGCGCGATCGCTACATGGTAGCCCGGCTGCGCCAGGAGATCGGCGAGGCCGGCCCCCGCCACGTGCTGGTGGTGATCGGCGCCGGCCACCTGAACGGCATGGCCCAGCGCCTGGAAGGTCCCGCCGAGCACGATCCCGCCGCGGAGATCGCCGAGCTGGACCGCCTGCCGCCCCGCAAACGCTGGCTGCGGGCCATCCCGTGGGCGGTGGTGGCCGCCGTGGTGGCCGGCTTCATCATCGGCTTCCAGCGCAGCCCGGAGCTGGGCCTGCGGCTGGTGAGCGAATGGGTGGTCATCAACGGCGGCCTGAGCGCCCTGGGCGCCGCCCTGGGCGGCGCCCATATCCTGACCATCCTGGGCGCCTTCCTGGCCGCCCCCATCACCTCCCTCAATCCCACCGTGGGCGCCGGTATGGTGGTGGCCGCCATCGAGACCGGCCTGCGCCGGCCGCGGGTCGCCGATTTCACCAGCCTGCGGACCGAGGTTACCCGCCTGCGCGGCTGGTGGCACAACCGCGTGGCGCGCATCCTCCTGGTATTCGTGCTGTCCACGCTCGGCTCCGCGGCCGGCACCTATCTGGCCGGCTTCCGCATCCTGGGCCAGCTCGTAGGATAG
- a CDS encoding ATP-binding cassette domain-containing protein has translation MSRKRSEFEARSGAPGGTSPPPAATVIRARGLTKRFAGAAPVVDGIDLEVRRGECFGLLGPNGAGKSTTIRMILGLSPFTAGELTVLGQPVPEAVRRIRARCGVVPQHDNLDIDLTVAANLEVYGRYFGVGRREVRERMDRLLAVFQLDKRKHAPIEALSGGMKRRLAIARALINDPELVVLDEPTTGLDPQARRNAWQRLRQLKGEGRTLLLTTHYMEEAARLCDRLVVMDRGRILDLGAPGELVARNVEPQVVEVPLEQESLPDLARSLDYRLVTAGDTAYFYTHDAAPVLEHLHAAGSTTHFHRPANLEDVFLRLTGHELQEA, from the coding sequence ATGTCGCGCAAGCGGAGCGAATTCGAAGCCCGGTCGGGTGCCCCGGGAGGCACCTCCCCGCCACCCGCGGCAACGGTCATCCGGGCGCGCGGCCTGACCAAGCGCTTCGCCGGGGCGGCCCCCGTGGTGGACGGCATCGACCTGGAGGTCCGGCGCGGCGAGTGCTTCGGGCTGCTGGGGCCCAACGGCGCGGGCAAGAGCACCACCATCCGCATGATCCTGGGTCTGTCGCCGTTTACGGCCGGGGAGCTGACCGTACTAGGACAGCCGGTTCCGGAGGCGGTTCGCCGGATTCGGGCCCGCTGTGGCGTCGTACCCCAGCACGACAATCTCGACATCGATCTGACCGTGGCCGCCAACCTGGAGGTCTACGGCCGGTATTTCGGCGTGGGCCGCCGGGAGGTGCGGGAGCGCATGGACCGGCTGCTGGCGGTCTTCCAGCTGGATAAACGCAAGCACGCACCCATCGAGGCCCTTTCCGGAGGCATGAAGCGGCGCCTCGCCATCGCCCGGGCGCTCATCAACGACCCCGAGCTCGTCGTCCTCGACGAGCCCACCACCGGCCTGGATCCGCAGGCGCGTCGCAATGCCTGGCAGCGCCTCCGCCAGCTCAAGGGCGAGGGCCGGACCCTCCTCCTCACCACCCATTACATGGAAGAGGCGGCGCGGCTGTGCGACCGGCTGGTGGTCATGGACCGGGGCCGCATCCTGGACCTGGGCGCTCCGGGGGAGCTGGTGGCCCGCAACGTGGAGCCGCAGGTGGTGGAGGTGCCCCTGGAGCAGGAGTCCCTGCCGGATCTGGCGCGGTCCCTGGATTACCGGCTGGTGACGGCGGGGGATACGGCCTACTTCTACACCCACGACGCCGCGCCGGTGCTCGAGCATCTGCACGCCGCGGGCAGCACCACCCACTTCCACCGCCCCGCCAACCTGGAAGATGTCTTTCTCCGGTTGACGGGGCACGAGCTGCAGGAGGCCTGA
- a CDS encoding ABC transporter permease, whose product MKRGSIGVAVPRPPFLAVWARNLRVWRRFAIPSLLGNFGEPLLYLLGLGYGLGRFISGMSEIPYLVYLASGILCATAMNTASYEGLYAAFTRMTRQDTYGAMLATPLRVEEVVAGEVAWCATKSLISGTTLFVVALFLGAVPPEPEILAALPVVFLIGLVFGALAMVVTSLAPSYDFFLYYFTIFITPMFMFSGVFYPIDTLPGWLRTGMQFLPLVHGVELVRPMLTGAMPREVPLHLGVLVLYLFGAYQVAVAQLRRRLLV is encoded by the coding sequence ATGAAGCGGGGAAGCATCGGCGTAGCCGTCCCCCGCCCCCCGTTCCTGGCGGTGTGGGCCCGCAATCTCCGGGTATGGCGGCGCTTCGCCATCCCTTCGCTGCTGGGCAATTTCGGCGAGCCGCTGCTTTACCTCCTGGGCCTGGGCTACGGGCTGGGCCGGTTCATATCCGGCATGTCGGAGATCCCCTATTTGGTCTATCTGGCCTCCGGAATCCTCTGCGCCACGGCCATGAACACGGCCAGCTACGAGGGGCTGTACGCCGCCTTCACCCGGATGACCCGCCAGGACACTTACGGCGCCATGCTGGCGACGCCCCTGCGGGTGGAGGAGGTGGTGGCAGGCGAGGTGGCCTGGTGCGCCACCAAGAGCCTCATAAGCGGTACCACCCTGTTCGTGGTGGCGCTCTTCCTGGGGGCGGTGCCTCCGGAGCCGGAGATCCTGGCCGCCCTGCCGGTGGTCTTCCTCATCGGGCTGGTATTCGGTGCCCTGGCCATGGTGGTCACCAGCCTGGCGCCCTCCTACGACTTCTTCCTCTACTATTTCACCATCTTCATTACCCCCATGTTCATGTTCTCGGGGGTCTTCTATCCCATCGATACCCTCCCGGGATGGCTGCGCACAGGGATGCAGTTCCTGCCCCTGGTGCACGGGGTGGAGCTGGTGCGCCCCATGCTGACCGGCGCCATGCCGCGGGAAGTGCCGCTGCACCTCGGCGTGCTGGTCCTGTATCTGTTCGGTGCCTACCAGGTAGCAGTGGCGCAGCTTCGACGGCGTTTGCTGGTGTGA
- a CDS encoding peroxiredoxin yields the protein MSEETVIEGAAAPDFELEATRDGKVRLSDLRGKLVVLYFYPRDDTPGCTQEGQEFRDRYPQFQELGAEVLGISRDSLASHEKFAAKQEFPFPLLADPDEAVCNAYGVMKEKNMYGKKVWSVERSTFVIDADGVIRHAHRKVKVDGHVDQVLEEVRGLAG from the coding sequence ATGAGCGAGGAAACGGTCATCGAGGGCGCGGCCGCCCCCGATTTCGAGCTGGAGGCTACCCGCGACGGCAAGGTCCGCCTGTCGGACCTGCGCGGCAAGCTTGTAGTGCTCTATTTCTACCCCCGCGACGACACGCCGGGCTGCACCCAGGAGGGCCAGGAGTTCCGGGACCGCTACCCGCAATTCCAGGAGCTCGGCGCGGAGGTCCTGGGGATCTCCCGGGACAGCCTGGCGAGTCACGAGAAGTTCGCCGCCAAACAGGAATTCCCCTTCCCCCTGCTGGCGGACCCCGACGAGGCGGTCTGCAACGCCTACGGCGTGATGAAGGAAAAGAACATGTACGGCAAGAAGGTCTGGAGCGTGGAACGCTCCACCTTCGTCATCGACGCCGATGGGGTGATCCGCCATGCCCACCGCAAGGTGAAGGTGGACGGCCATGTGGACCAGGTGCTCGAGGAAGTGCGGGGACTGGCCGGGTAA
- the traF gene encoding conjugal transfer protein TraF gives MDKKSRPPRHALSHARALTVLGSAATLALAATPASALDTFFVGARGQGMAGALTAAVDDTDAQYYNPAAFGFFNKRTEGGYQSENDNNNLGRKDFGLGLDVGAGARFHGRMADHMDTLSDVDLDSLSDGIDSKSEAEELLNLTSSLSGVDDPNNALLADANGGFSTRIGHFGLGVRVYGQVNARVTELDTQNLGFSADVTTVVNGINNNTSGDSNLDVFTSDQQSTLEQTLINQGVSSGDAQSAVLALDDAAKDAGVSSSQADETVDLLDTTLGNTGSSSSSTDQNATEVTLRGFALAEVPLSYGYALNDHWSVGGNLKLMQGRVYGNQVIVFNDDSGDTIAKTDEKYNESTNVGADLGIMGRYDMFNFGLMARNLNSPTFDGFRDSDTGQKYDSITLSPQVRAGVAFIPYNTLTLEVDYDITANETVFQDYHTQFLSGGFEWDAFRFLALRAGAYKNMAEDDIGTVYTAGLGLNLWAVRADVGAAMSPETTTVDGEDIPKEFRASAEITVDF, from the coding sequence ATGGACAAGAAGAGCCGCCCCCCACGCCACGCTCTTTCCCATGCGCGCGCCCTGACCGTTCTGGGCAGCGCCGCGACCCTGGCCCTGGCGGCCACTCCCGCCAGCGCGCTGGACACCTTCTTCGTCGGCGCCCGCGGCCAGGGCATGGCCGGCGCCCTGACCGCCGCCGTGGACGACACCGACGCCCAGTACTACAACCCCGCCGCTTTCGGCTTCTTCAACAAGCGGACCGAGGGCGGCTACCAGAGCGAGAACGACAACAACAACCTGGGCCGCAAGGACTTCGGGCTGGGCCTGGACGTCGGGGCCGGCGCCCGCTTCCACGGCCGGATGGCCGACCACATGGATACCCTCTCCGATGTGGACCTGGATTCCCTGTCCGACGGCATCGACAGCAAGAGCGAAGCGGAGGAGCTGCTGAATCTGACCTCCAGCCTCTCCGGCGTGGACGACCCCAACAACGCCCTGCTGGCGGACGCCAACGGCGGCTTCAGCACCCGGATCGGCCATTTCGGCCTGGGCGTCCGCGTATACGGCCAGGTCAATGCCCGCGTCACCGAGCTGGACACCCAGAACCTGGGATTCAGCGCCGACGTGACTACCGTTGTTAATGGCATAAATAACAACACATCTGGGGACAGCAACCTGGACGTTTTCACCTCCGACCAACAAAGCACCCTGGAACAGACTCTGATCAATCAGGGGGTCAGCTCGGGCGATGCCCAGTCTGCGGTCCTCGCCCTTGACGATGCAGCCAAGGACGCCGGGGTAAGCTCAAGCCAGGCCGATGAGACTGTCGACCTTCTGGATACCACCCTGGGCAATACCGGTTCGTCTTCCTCAAGCACCGACCAAAACGCCACCGAGGTCACCCTGCGCGGCTTCGCCCTGGCCGAGGTGCCGCTCAGCTACGGCTACGCCCTCAATGACCACTGGTCCGTCGGCGGCAACCTGAAGCTCATGCAGGGCCGGGTGTACGGCAACCAGGTGATCGTCTTCAACGACGATTCCGGCGACACCATCGCCAAGACCGACGAGAAGTACAACGAGAGCACCAACGTCGGCGCCGACCTGGGCATCATGGGCCGCTACGACATGTTCAATTTCGGCCTCATGGCCCGCAACCTCAACAGCCCCACCTTCGACGGCTTCCGGGACTCGGACACCGGCCAGAAATACGATTCCATCACCCTGTCGCCCCAGGTGCGCGCGGGGGTGGCCTTCATCCCCTACAACACGCTAACCCTGGAGGTGGACTACGACATCACCGCCAACGAGACCGTGTTCCAGGACTACCACACCCAATTCCTTTCCGGCGGCTTCGAGTGGGACGCCTTCCGCTTCCTCGCCCTGCGGGCCGGCGCCTACAAGAACATGGCCGAGGACGACATCGGCACGGTCTACACCGCGGGGCTGGGTCTGAACCTGTGGGCCGTCCGCGCCGACGTGGGCGCGGCCATGTCCCCGGAGACCACCACCGTGGACGGCGAGGACATTCCCAAGGAATTCCGCGCCTCCGCCGAGATCACCGTGGACTTCTGA